In Streptomyces ambofaciens ATCC 23877, a single genomic region encodes these proteins:
- a CDS encoding 4'-phosphopantetheinyl transferase family protein, which translates to MIEDLLPATVVTVEAHGHDDAGHLPLYPEEEALVARAVDKRRREFTAVRSCARRAMEKLGVPAQPVLNGERGAPRWPSGLVGSMTHCDGYCAAALVRATDLASVGIDAEPDGPLPDGVLPGVSLPAEAERLRRLGRERPGVHWDRLLFSAKESVYKAWFPLTGEWLDFMEADIEISVDPVDPRRGTLRAALLVPGPTVGGRRVGHFDGRWTARHGLVATAVTVPHA; encoded by the coding sequence GTGATCGAGGACCTGCTGCCCGCCACGGTGGTCACCGTGGAGGCCCACGGCCACGACGACGCCGGGCACCTGCCCCTCTATCCGGAGGAGGAGGCGCTCGTGGCGCGGGCGGTCGACAAGCGCCGCCGGGAGTTCACCGCGGTACGGTCCTGCGCGCGCCGCGCCATGGAGAAACTCGGCGTGCCCGCCCAGCCCGTGCTCAACGGCGAACGTGGTGCGCCGCGGTGGCCGTCCGGGCTGGTCGGCAGCATGACCCACTGCGACGGCTACTGCGCCGCCGCTCTGGTCCGCGCCACCGACCTGGCCTCCGTCGGCATCGACGCCGAACCCGACGGGCCGCTCCCGGACGGCGTCCTGCCCGGAGTGTCCCTGCCCGCCGAGGCGGAGCGGCTGCGCCGGCTGGGCCGGGAGCGGCCCGGCGTCCACTGGGACCGGCTGCTCTTCAGCGCCAAGGAGTCGGTGTACAAGGCGTGGTTCCCCCTCACCGGGGAGTGGCTGGACTTCATGGAGGCCGACATCGAGATCTCTGTGGACCCGGTGGACCCGCGCCGCGGCACCCTGCGCGCCGCTCTCCTGGTGCCGGGCCCCACCGTGGGCGGCCGGCGCGTCGGCCACTTCGACGGCCGCTGGACCGCCCGGCATGGCCTGGTGGCCACGGCGGTCACGGTCCCGCACGCCTGA
- a CDS encoding helix-turn-helix domain-containing protein yields the protein MTDGLEGPDAMPTAALPAVVARVTALADRLGVPHAEVFDVGRLSAASGVPESVVGALLGGRPAGEPDVQARFVQRLDLLRRTRLKPNGRKYTQQEIADGAGMSRQQAGALINGDRRPTMEHCDAIQRFFRVHAGFLTAEDPEALASALQRTEQELLQQLADRERQAAAVDDDPLERLLQDHGVRGIAWRAAQLPTDQHRDKVAEWLDMLLESVKRPES from the coding sequence GTGACGGATGGCTTGGAGGGTCCGGATGCCATGCCGACGGCGGCGCTGCCCGCCGTCGTCGCCCGCGTCACCGCCCTCGCGGACCGGCTCGGCGTACCGCACGCCGAGGTCTTCGACGTCGGCCGCCTGTCCGCCGCCTCCGGCGTCCCCGAGTCCGTGGTGGGCGCGCTGCTCGGCGGGCGCCCGGCCGGCGAACCCGACGTGCAGGCCCGGTTCGTGCAGCGCCTGGACCTGCTGCGCCGCACCCGGCTGAAGCCGAACGGCCGCAAGTACACCCAGCAGGAGATCGCCGACGGCGCCGGCATGTCCCGGCAGCAGGCGGGCGCCCTCATCAACGGCGACCGGCGGCCCACCATGGAGCACTGCGACGCCATCCAGCGCTTCTTCCGGGTGCACGCCGGATTCCTGACCGCCGAGGACCCGGAGGCGCTCGCGAGCGCCCTGCAGCGCACCGAGCAGGAGCTGTTGCAGCAGCTCGCCGACCGGGAGCGGCAGGCGGCGGCCGTCGACGACGACCCCCTGGAGCGGCTGCTGCAGGACCACGGCGTACGCGGAATAGCCTGGCGGGCCGCGCAACTGCCCACCGACCAGCACCGCGACAAGGTCGCCGAGTGGCTGGACATGCTCCTGGAGAGCGTCAAACGACCGGAGTCGTGA
- a CDS encoding NAD(P)/FAD-dependent oxidoreductase, producing the protein MIESLTCDVVVVGAGMVGAACAWSAARSGLDVIVVDRGPVAGGTTGAGEGNLLVSDKAPGPELELALLSARLWSELAGELGRAVEYEAKGGVVVAETPEALAGLETFAAGQRAAGVAAETVPADRLHDLEPRLAPGLAGAVHYPQDAQVMPALAAAHLLRASGARLRTGRTVTGVLRGPDDAVRGVRTDRGDLHAPAVVNAAGPWAGELAAQAGVRLPVLPRRGYVLVTEPLPPRVWHKVYAADYVGDVASDSAALRTSPVVEGTAAGPVLIGASREQVGFDRSVSVPALRALAEGATRLFPFLAGVRVVRAYAGFRPYLPDHLPAIGPDPRAPGLFHACGHEGAGIGLSTGTGYLIAQLLSGERTALDLTAFRPDRFPEEAP; encoded by the coding sequence GTGATCGAGTCGCTGACCTGCGATGTCGTAGTGGTCGGGGCCGGAATGGTGGGTGCGGCCTGTGCGTGGTCCGCCGCTCGCTCGGGGCTCGACGTGATCGTCGTGGACCGTGGCCCGGTGGCCGGCGGCACCACGGGAGCGGGGGAGGGCAACCTCCTCGTCTCCGACAAGGCACCCGGTCCCGAGCTGGAACTCGCCCTGCTGTCCGCGCGCCTGTGGAGCGAACTGGCCGGGGAGCTGGGCCGCGCCGTCGAGTACGAGGCCAAGGGCGGTGTGGTCGTCGCCGAGACCCCCGAGGCGCTGGCCGGCCTCGAGACCTTCGCCGCCGGCCAGCGGGCGGCCGGTGTGGCGGCGGAGACCGTTCCGGCGGACCGGCTCCACGACCTGGAACCCCGTCTCGCCCCCGGCCTGGCGGGCGCCGTGCACTATCCCCAGGACGCCCAGGTGATGCCCGCCCTGGCCGCCGCCCACCTGCTGCGGGCGTCGGGGGCCCGGCTGCGCACCGGCCGGACGGTGACCGGCGTCCTGCGCGGCCCCGACGACGCCGTGCGCGGAGTGCGTACGGACCGCGGCGACCTGCACGCACCTGCGGTCGTCAACGCGGCCGGGCCCTGGGCCGGCGAACTGGCCGCCCAGGCCGGTGTCCGGCTGCCGGTCCTGCCCAGGCGCGGCTACGTCCTCGTCACCGAACCGCTGCCGCCCCGCGTGTGGCACAAGGTGTACGCCGCGGACTACGTCGGCGACGTCGCCAGCGACTCGGCCGCCCTGCGGACCTCCCCGGTCGTGGAGGGGACGGCCGCGGGACCGGTCCTCATCGGCGCCAGCCGTGAGCAGGTCGGCTTCGACCGTTCGGTGTCCGTGCCGGCGCTCCGGGCGCTGGCCGAGGGCGCGACGCGGCTGTTCCCCTTCCTGGCGGGTGTGCGGGTTGTGCGCGCCTACGCCGGCTTCCGGCCCTACCTGCCCGACCACCTCCCGGCGATCGGCCCCGACCCCAGGGCGCCCGGTCTCTTCCACGCCTGCGGGCACGAGGGGGCGGGCATCGGACTGTCCACCGGCACCGGGTACCTGATCGCCCAGCTGCTGAGCGGTGAGCGGACGGCCCTCGACCTCACCGCGTTCCGTCCCGACCGCTTTCCCGAGGAGGCCCCGTGA
- a CDS encoding (2Fe-2S)-binding protein: MNPLRLVRARPAPAFTVTVDGRPTRALPGRTVAAALWAAGITSWRTTRGSGRPRGVFCGIGVCFDCLVTVNDRPNQRACLVPVRPGDAIRTQVGTGHED, from the coding sequence GTGAATCCCCTCCGGCTGGTCCGGGCGCGGCCCGCGCCCGCCTTCACCGTCACCGTCGACGGCCGGCCGACCCGGGCGCTGCCCGGCCGGACCGTCGCCGCCGCACTCTGGGCGGCCGGCATCACCTCCTGGCGCACCACCCGCGGATCGGGCCGCCCGCGCGGGGTCTTCTGCGGGATCGGAGTGTGCTTCGACTGCCTGGTCACCGTCAACGACCGGCCCAACCAGCGCGCCTGCCTGGTCCCCGTGCGTCCCGGGGACGCCATCCGCACCCAGGTGGGGACCGGCCATGAGGACTGA
- a CDS encoding NAD(P)/FAD-dependent oxidoreductase encodes MRTDLAVVGAGPAGLAAALAAAAGGLRVTVLDAGDQPGGQYFRQPAAELGARRPQALHRQWRTWERLRGALADSGVRVLTEHHVWFVEERSGAFTVRALLGPGQDEPADVHADAVLLATGGYEHVLPFPGWTLPGVVTAGGAQAMLKGGLVVPGRTAVVAGTGPLLLPVATGLAAAGVRVAALVESADPKRVAGHARALAGKLPEGAALAARLLRHRVRPLTRHTVVRAHGDDRLTGVTVAALDPAGRVRRGTGRHLACDTLAVGHGMLPHTDLADGLGCRLDGPAVAVDAEQRTSVPGVWAAGEATGIGGAALALAEGHLAGRSIAARLRGDDPDPAGRARAVRARETLRTAAAALAAAFPPPAHWTGQVTDDTVVCRCEEVTAGAVREAVDGLGADDVRTVKLLTRAGMGWCQGRMCAPAVAGLTGCEPGPARRPFARPVPLGVLARTRAEEPGATQETERGPS; translated from the coding sequence ATGAGGACTGACCTGGCGGTGGTCGGGGCGGGGCCGGCCGGGCTCGCGGCGGCGCTCGCTGCGGCGGCGGGAGGGCTGCGGGTGACGGTCCTCGACGCCGGGGACCAGCCCGGCGGGCAGTACTTCCGGCAGCCCGCCGCCGAGCTGGGCGCCCGGCGGCCACAGGCCCTGCACCGCCAGTGGCGCACCTGGGAACGGCTGCGGGGCGCACTCGCCGACAGCGGCGTACGCGTCCTGACGGAGCATCACGTGTGGTTCGTCGAGGAGCGGTCCGGCGCCTTCACGGTGCGCGCCCTGCTCGGACCCGGGCAGGACGAACCGGCCGACGTGCACGCGGACGCGGTGCTGCTCGCCACCGGCGGCTACGAGCACGTCCTGCCCTTCCCCGGCTGGACCCTGCCCGGTGTCGTCACCGCCGGGGGCGCCCAGGCCATGCTCAAGGGCGGGCTGGTCGTGCCCGGGAGGACCGCCGTGGTCGCCGGCACCGGGCCGCTGCTGCTCCCGGTGGCTACCGGGCTCGCGGCGGCCGGCGTCCGGGTGGCCGCCCTCGTCGAGTCGGCCGACCCGAAGCGCGTCGCCGGCCATGCCCGCGCCCTGGCCGGCAAGCTCCCCGAGGGCGCCGCCCTTGCCGCCCGACTGCTGCGCCACCGCGTCCGCCCGCTCACCCGGCACACCGTCGTCCGCGCCCACGGCGACGACCGCCTGACCGGTGTCACCGTCGCGGCCCTCGACCCGGCCGGACGGGTCCGGCGGGGCACCGGACGCCACCTCGCCTGCGACACCCTGGCCGTCGGCCACGGCATGCTCCCGCACACCGACCTGGCCGACGGCCTCGGCTGCCGCCTGGACGGTCCGGCCGTGGCCGTCGACGCCGAGCAGCGCACGAGCGTCCCCGGCGTCTGGGCGGCCGGGGAGGCCACCGGCATCGGCGGCGCCGCCCTGGCACTCGCCGAGGGACATCTCGCCGGACGCTCGATCGCGGCCCGGCTGCGGGGCGACGACCCCGACCCGGCCGGACGGGCGCGGGCCGTGAGGGCGCGCGAGACACTGCGGACGGCCGCCGCCGCCCTCGCCGCAGCCTTTCCCCCGCCCGCCCACTGGACCGGACAGGTCACCGACGACACCGTCGTCTGCCGCTGCGAGGAGGTCACCGCCGGCGCCGTCCGGGAGGCCGTCGACGGACTCGGCGCGGACGACGTCCGCACCGTCAAGCTGCTGACCCGCGCGGGGATGGGATGGTGCCAGGGCCGGATGTGCGCCCCCGCGGTCGCCGGCCTCACCGGCTGCGAACCCGGCCCGGCCCGGCGCCCGTTCGCCCGCCCGGTGCCCCTCGGCGTGCTGGCCCGGACACGGGCCGAGGAACCCGGAGCGACCCAGGAAACCGAGAGAGGACCCTCATGA
- a CDS encoding dihydrodipicolinate synthase family protein, whose translation MTDHRPWRGVLVATALPLHEDLSVDHDAYAEHCAWLVANGCDGVVPNGSLGEYQVLTPEERTRVVETAVAAVGGARVVPGVAAYGCAEARRWAEQAREAGCGAVMLLPPNAYRADERSVLAHYAEVARAGLPVVAYNNPVDTKVDLVPEVLARLHGEGHIQAVKEFSGDVRRAYRLAELAPELDLLAGADDVLLELAIAGAKGWIAGYPNALPAACVELYRAAVTGDLVTAGRLYRQLHPLLRWDSKVEFVQAIKHSMDLAGRHGGPCRPPRVPLQPDQEAAVRAATEKALAAGLA comes from the coding sequence ATGACCGACCACCGTCCCTGGCGCGGCGTCCTCGTCGCCACCGCGCTGCCGCTGCACGAGGACCTCTCCGTCGACCACGACGCCTACGCCGAGCACTGCGCCTGGCTGGTGGCGAACGGCTGCGACGGCGTCGTACCCAACGGCTCCCTCGGCGAGTACCAGGTGCTCACCCCCGAGGAGCGCACCCGCGTCGTGGAGACCGCCGTCGCCGCGGTCGGCGGGGCACGGGTCGTGCCCGGTGTCGCGGCCTACGGCTGTGCCGAGGCCCGCCGCTGGGCCGAGCAGGCCCGCGAGGCCGGCTGCGGCGCGGTGATGCTGCTGCCGCCCAACGCCTACCGTGCCGACGAGCGGTCCGTCCTCGCCCACTACGCGGAGGTGGCGCGGGCGGGCCTGCCGGTCGTCGCGTACAACAACCCCGTGGACACCAAGGTGGACCTGGTGCCGGAGGTGCTCGCCCGGCTGCACGGCGAGGGCCACATCCAGGCCGTGAAGGAGTTCTCCGGTGACGTCCGCCGCGCCTACCGCCTCGCGGAACTGGCCCCGGAACTAGACCTGCTGGCCGGCGCCGACGACGTCCTGCTGGAGCTGGCGATCGCGGGTGCCAAGGGCTGGATCGCCGGGTACCCCAACGCGCTGCCCGCCGCCTGCGTCGAGCTGTACCGTGCCGCCGTCACCGGTGACCTGGTCACGGCCGGGCGGCTGTACCGGCAGCTGCACCCGCTGCTGCGCTGGGACTCGAAGGTCGAGTTCGTCCAGGCCATCAAACACTCCATGGACCTCGCCGGACGCCACGGCGGCCCCTGCCGCCCGCCCCGCGTCCCGCTGCAGCCCGACCAGGAGGCCGCGGTCCGCGCCGCCACCGAGAAGGCCCTCGCGGCCGGACTGGCGTAG
- a CDS encoding proline racemase family protein: MRSRLVLHAVDSHTEGMPTRVVTGGVGTIPGATMNERRLYFREHRDDVKRLLMNEPRGHAAMSGAILQPPTRPDCDWGVVYIEVSGYLPMCGHGTIGVATVLVETGMVEVVEPVTTIRLDTPAGVVVAEVAVEGGAARAVTLRNVPSFAAGLDREVTLPDGRTVRYDLAYGGNFYAILPLERLGLPFDRSRKDEILAAGLALMAAVNDAEEPVHPEDPSIRGCHHVQVTAPDATARHSRHAMVIHPGWFDRSPCGTGTSARMAQLHARGELPPHTEFVNESFIGTRFTGRLLGTTEVGGRPAVLPSFTGRAWITGTAQYLLDPEDPFPAGFVL; the protein is encoded by the coding sequence ATGCGCAGCAGACTCGTCCTGCACGCCGTCGACTCGCACACCGAGGGCATGCCCACCCGGGTGGTCACCGGCGGCGTCGGCACCATCCCCGGCGCGACCATGAACGAGCGGCGGCTGTACTTCCGCGAGCACCGCGACGACGTCAAGCGGCTGCTGATGAACGAGCCGCGCGGCCACGCCGCCATGAGCGGCGCGATCCTCCAGCCGCCCACCCGGCCCGACTGCGACTGGGGCGTGGTCTACATCGAGGTCTCCGGCTACCTCCCCATGTGCGGCCACGGCACCATCGGCGTGGCGACCGTCCTCGTCGAGACCGGCATGGTCGAGGTCGTCGAACCCGTCACCACCATCCGTCTCGACACCCCCGCCGGGGTCGTCGTCGCCGAGGTCGCCGTGGAGGGCGGCGCCGCCCGCGCGGTGACCCTGCGCAACGTCCCCTCCTTCGCCGCCGGCCTCGACCGCGAGGTCACCCTGCCCGACGGCCGGACCGTGAGGTACGACCTCGCCTACGGCGGCAACTTCTACGCGATCCTGCCGCTGGAGCGCCTCGGGCTGCCCTTCGACCGGTCCCGCAAGGACGAGATCCTCGCCGCCGGCCTCGCCCTGATGGCGGCCGTCAACGACGCGGAGGAACCGGTCCATCCCGAGGACCCGTCCATCCGCGGCTGCCACCATGTGCAGGTGACCGCACCCGACGCCACCGCCCGCCACTCCCGGCACGCCATGGTGATCCACCCCGGCTGGTTCGACCGTTCGCCCTGCGGCACCGGCACCAGCGCCCGCATGGCCCAGCTCCACGCCCGGGGCGAACTCCCGCCGCACACCGAGTTCGTGAACGAGTCCTTCATCGGCACCCGGTTCACCGGACGGCTGCTCGGCACCACCGAGGTCGGGGGCCGGCCCGCCGTGCTGCCCAGTTTCACCGGCCGGGCCTGGATCACCGGCACCGCCCAGTACCTCCTGGACCCCGAGGACCCCTTCCCCGCCGGGTTCGTGCTGTGA
- a CDS encoding GntR family transcriptional regulator — protein sequence MNAGGPALPVLGGRKTSHRERVAEALRAALIAGELRPGEVHSAPGLAARFGVSATPVREAMLDLAKEGLVDTVPNKGFRVTAVSDRQLDEYTHIRSLIEIPTTAALAGTADPTALEALRPVAEEIVTSAAAGDLIAYVEADLRFHLGLLELAGNAHLVDVVRDLRRRSRLYGLTALVEQGRLQASAEEHLEILDALLARDEEAVRAVMTRHLGHVRGMWAARVGEAAAPPS from the coding sequence GTGAACGCCGGCGGTCCCGCCCTGCCCGTCCTCGGCGGCAGGAAGACCAGTCACCGCGAGCGGGTCGCCGAGGCGCTGCGCGCCGCCCTCATCGCGGGCGAACTGCGCCCCGGCGAGGTCCACTCGGCGCCCGGCCTCGCCGCCCGCTTCGGCGTCTCCGCCACCCCCGTGCGCGAGGCGATGCTCGACCTCGCGAAGGAGGGGCTGGTCGACACCGTGCCCAACAAGGGGTTCCGGGTCACCGCCGTCTCCGACCGGCAGCTCGACGAGTACACGCACATCCGGTCACTCATCGAGATCCCCACCACCGCCGCACTCGCCGGCACGGCCGACCCCACCGCCCTGGAGGCACTGCGCCCGGTCGCCGAGGAGATCGTCACCTCCGCCGCGGCCGGCGACCTCATCGCGTACGTCGAGGCCGACCTGCGCTTCCACCTCGGGCTGCTGGAACTGGCGGGCAACGCCCATCTGGTGGACGTCGTACGGGACCTGCGCCGGCGCTCCCGGCTGTACGGGCTGACGGCGCTGGTCGAGCAGGGGCGGCTCCAGGCGTCCGCCGAGGAGCACCTGGAGATCCTCGACGCGCTGCTCGCCCGCGACGAGGAGGCCGTGCGCGCCGTGATGACGCGGCACCTGGGACACGTCCGCGGCATGTGGGCGGCCCGCGTCGGCGAGGCGGCGGCGCCTCCGAGCTGA
- a CDS encoding IclR family transcriptional regulator domain-containing protein, whose product MPEDAVRAPHFVRSFERGLAVIRAFDADHPALTLSEVARAAELTRAAARRFLLTLADLGYVHTDGRLFRLTPRVLELGYSYLAGFTLPQIAEPHLERLVARVRESSSLCVLEGDDIVHVARVPARRIMAASITVGARFPAHLTSVGRVVLAGLPEAEAEVRIARADLRPHTARTLTSADALRAELRRVRRQGYALVDQELEDGLRAVAAPVRDRDGEVVAGVGIAVHAGRNSVESVRRDLLPHLLATAARIDADLRITGPARTAGHDGGTRG is encoded by the coding sequence ATGCCCGAAGACGCAGTCCGCGCGCCGCACTTCGTGAGGTCCTTCGAACGGGGTCTCGCCGTCATCAGGGCCTTCGACGCCGACCATCCGGCACTCACGCTGAGCGAGGTCGCACGCGCCGCGGAACTGACCCGGGCGGCCGCCCGCCGCTTCCTGCTCACCCTGGCCGACCTCGGCTACGTCCACACCGACGGCCGGCTGTTCCGGCTCACCCCGCGCGTGCTGGAGCTCGGCTACTCCTATCTGGCGGGCTTCACCCTGCCGCAGATCGCCGAGCCGCATCTGGAGCGACTCGTGGCGCGGGTACGGGAGTCGTCCTCGCTGTGCGTCCTCGAAGGCGACGACATCGTCCACGTCGCCCGCGTCCCTGCCCGCCGCATCATGGCCGCCTCGATCACGGTCGGCGCCCGTTTCCCGGCGCACCTCACCTCCGTGGGCCGGGTCGTCCTCGCCGGTCTGCCGGAGGCCGAGGCCGAGGTCCGGATCGCCCGCGCGGACCTGCGCCCGCACACCGCCCGCACCCTCACCTCGGCGGACGCCCTGCGCGCGGAGCTGCGCCGGGTCCGCCGCCAGGGCTACGCACTGGTCGACCAGGAGCTGGAGGACGGCCTCAGGGCCGTCGCCGCGCCGGTGCGGGACCGGGACGGCGAGGTGGTGGCCGGCGTGGGCATCGCGGTGCACGCCGGCCGCAACTCCGTGGAGTCCGTGCGCCGGGACCTGCTGCCGCACCTGCTGGCCACGGCCGCCCGGATCGACGCGGACCTCAGGATCACAGGTCCGGCACGAACCGCCGGCCACGACGGCGGGACACGCGGCTGA
- the lanKC gene encoding class III lanthionine synthetase LanKC codes for MNKGYAVYCDADPYFYDAPHRTSPRTGAGRSRYAAASRPVPEGWQRNESGDWLALRPVDAVLPDQGWKIHVAACLDNAESVLDRVWRHCVERGTAFKFVPSRYLLHQRNAKYADRAGSGKFITVYPADEADFERLVDELSGLLSGEPGPHILSDLRIGAGPVHVRYGGFTRRNCYDANGELRPAVTGPDGVLVPDLRGPAFRIPDWVRPPAFLRPHLDARAAVTVSGLPYAIESALHFSNGGGVYLARDTRTGEQVVLKEARPHAGLAADGADAVARLHRERRALELLSGLDCTPEVLDHLTIGEHHFLVLEHVDGKPLNTFFARRHPLIEADPDARRLAEYTAWALEVHARVERAVADVHARGVVFNDLHLFNIMIREDDSVTLLDFEAAHHVDEPGRQTVANPGFVAPSDRRGVAVDRYALACLRLALFLPLTSLLALDRRKAAHLADVIAEQFPVERSFLDAAVDEITAGADGARPERRPAGPVAPVRPHDWPRSRESMAEAIRASATPSRTDRLFPGDIAQFATAGGGLAFGHGAAGVLYALAESGAGRDEDGEQWLLERTKQPPSGMPHGFHDGLAGLAWTLERLGHRDRALDLVELLLDQPFDHLGADLHSGTAGLGLALDSLAATTGESALHAAALRCAELTAAGTSAGSEGSGRPRAGLLYGAAGRALLFVRLFERTGDPSFLDLARDALRQDLARCVRGAGGALQVDEGWRTMPYLGAGSVGIGMVLDDYLAHRDDEEFARARGEIVAAAQAMFYAQPGLYRGVAGMVLHLGRTTAPVPGTGPAAVRRQLDALAWHAMSYRDRLAFPGEQMMRLSMDLSTGTAGCLLAVASVLGDEPAALPFLPPLPPDSGPQTRPRQGS; via the coding sequence GTGAACAAGGGCTACGCCGTGTACTGCGACGCGGACCCGTACTTCTACGACGCCCCCCACCGCACGTCCCCGCGGACCGGTGCCGGGCGCTCCCGGTACGCCGCGGCCTCCCGGCCCGTACCGGAGGGATGGCAGCGCAACGAGAGCGGGGACTGGCTCGCCCTGCGTCCGGTCGACGCCGTCCTGCCCGACCAGGGCTGGAAGATCCACGTCGCGGCCTGTCTCGACAACGCCGAGAGCGTGCTCGACCGGGTGTGGCGGCACTGCGTCGAGCGCGGCACGGCCTTCAAGTTCGTCCCCAGCCGCTACCTGCTGCACCAGCGCAACGCCAAGTACGCGGACCGGGCCGGCAGCGGCAAGTTCATCACCGTGTACCCGGCGGACGAGGCGGACTTCGAGCGGCTCGTGGACGAGCTGTCCGGCCTGCTGTCCGGCGAGCCCGGGCCGCACATCCTGAGCGACCTGCGGATCGGCGCGGGCCCCGTGCACGTCCGGTACGGCGGCTTCACCCGCCGCAACTGCTACGACGCGAACGGGGAGCTGCGGCCGGCCGTCACTGGCCCCGACGGCGTGCTGGTGCCCGACCTGCGCGGACCGGCCTTCCGGATACCCGACTGGGTGCGCCCGCCCGCCTTCCTGCGCCCGCACCTCGACGCCCGCGCCGCGGTGACCGTGAGTGGTCTGCCCTACGCCATCGAGTCGGCGCTGCACTTCTCCAACGGCGGCGGTGTGTACCTCGCCCGCGACACCCGCACCGGCGAGCAGGTCGTCCTCAAGGAGGCCCGTCCGCACGCCGGTCTGGCGGCCGACGGCGCCGACGCCGTCGCCCGGCTGCACCGCGAACGCCGGGCGCTGGAACTCCTCTCGGGCCTCGACTGCACGCCCGAGGTGCTCGACCACCTCACGATCGGGGAGCATCACTTCCTCGTGCTGGAGCACGTCGACGGCAAGCCGCTCAACACGTTCTTCGCCCGCCGTCACCCGCTCATCGAGGCCGACCCGGACGCGCGGCGACTGGCCGAGTACACCGCCTGGGCCCTGGAGGTCCACGCACGGGTGGAACGCGCCGTGGCGGACGTCCACGCCCGGGGCGTGGTCTTCAACGACCTGCACCTGTTCAACATCATGATCCGCGAGGACGACAGCGTCACCCTGCTGGACTTCGAGGCCGCGCACCACGTCGACGAACCCGGCCGGCAGACCGTCGCGAACCCCGGGTTCGTGGCGCCGTCCGACCGACGGGGCGTCGCGGTGGACCGGTACGCGCTGGCGTGCCTGCGGCTCGCGCTGTTCCTCCCGCTCACCAGTCTGCTGGCGCTCGACCGGCGCAAGGCGGCCCACCTCGCCGACGTGATCGCGGAGCAGTTCCCCGTGGAGCGTTCCTTCCTGGACGCGGCGGTCGACGAGATCACGGCCGGTGCCGACGGTGCCCGCCCGGAGCGGCGGCCGGCCGGCCCGGTGGCGCCGGTCCGGCCGCACGACTGGCCCCGCAGCCGGGAATCGATGGCCGAGGCCATCCGCGCATCCGCGACGCCGTCCCGCACGGACCGGCTCTTCCCCGGCGACATCGCCCAGTTCGCCACGGCGGGCGGCGGCCTTGCCTTCGGCCACGGGGCGGCCGGAGTGCTGTACGCCCTGGCCGAGAGCGGGGCGGGACGGGACGAGGACGGGGAGCAGTGGCTGCTGGAGCGGACCAAGCAACCGCCCTCGGGCATGCCGCACGGCTTCCACGACGGCCTCGCGGGCCTCGCCTGGACCCTGGAGCGTCTCGGCCACCGCGACCGCGCCCTCGATCTCGTCGAACTCCTCCTCGACCAGCCCTTCGACCACCTGGGTGCCGACCTGCACAGTGGCACGGCCGGACTGGGCCTGGCCCTCGACTCGCTGGCCGCCACCACCGGGGAGAGCGCGCTGCACGCGGCGGCCCTGCGCTGCGCCGAGCTCACCGCCGCCGGCACGTCCGCCGGGAGCGAGGGCTCCGGCCGGCCCCGCGCGGGACTGCTGTACGGAGCCGCGGGACGCGCGCTGCTCTTCGTGCGGCTCTTCGAACGCACCGGGGACCCGTCCTTCCTCGACCTCGCCCGCGACGCGCTGCGCCAGGACCTCGCGCGCTGCGTCCGCGGCGCGGGCGGCGCGCTGCAGGTGGACGAGGGCTGGCGCACCATGCCCTACCTGGGCGCGGGCAGCGTGGGCATCGGCATGGTGCTCGACGACTACCTGGCACACCGGGACGACGAGGAGTTCGCCCGGGCGCGGGGCGAGATCGTGGCGGCGGCGCAGGCCATGTTCTACGCCCAGCCGGGGCTCTACCGGGGTGTCGCCGGAATGGTGCTCCACCTCGGCCGGACCACCGCCCCGGTGCCCGGCACCGGCCCGGCGGCCGTACGGCGCCAGCTCGACGCCCTGGCCTGGCACGCCATGTCCTACCGCGACCGGCTCGCCTTCCCCGGCGAGCAGATGATGCGCCTGTCCATGGACCTCTCCACGGGAACGGCCGGATGCCTGCTGGCCGTCGCCTCCGTACTCGGCGACGAGCCCGCCGCCCTGCCGTTCCTGCCGCCGCTGCCCCCGGACAGCGGCCCACAGACTCGGCCCCGTCAGGGGTCGTGA
- a CDS encoding SapB/AmfS family lanthipeptide: MNLFDLQSMETPKEEAMGDVETGSRASLLLCGDSSLSITTCN, translated from the coding sequence ATGAACCTGTTTGACCTGCAGTCGATGGAGACCCCCAAGGAAGAGGCCATGGGGGACGTCGAGACCGGAAGCCGCGCGAGCCTGCTGCTCTGCGGCGACAGCAGCCTGAGCATCACCACCTGTAACTGA